The following coding sequences lie in one Takifugu flavidus isolate HTHZ2018 chromosome 4, ASM371156v2, whole genome shotgun sequence genomic window:
- the lactbl1b gene encoding putative beta-lactamase-like 1 isoform X2: MLVVSPNLTITGKCETAFSLFLSARVSIKPTPAVDAPAGNVQFKGLSRTSRMKLKWTHVGLVFFILVSLVMTGCFFWQYQLPKLLPDEERGRNAKLETICPRFPEPLPLQHPIPSLKEALEKVDAVLRQNINPVSLPALSAIVILNDTILWTGNFGKRNSSDPHSGPPNEYTIYRIASLSKIFPTLMLYRLWEDGKIGSLDDPLEKYVENFTIKNPLGKTRDSQLKYVTDGLIFLDSGEVQIRSSSVTLRRMASQLSGLPRRLRATNLLWKGKTQSALNLLQDDILVADPGTKCHYSNLAFSLLAHVMAERVAVVDYKRWITDNVLDRLGMEDTGFDLTPGLLPQMAVGVYSNGNPAPLYDLGWYRPSGQMFSTTADLAKLAMMLLGAYHRKLLEPDSLKIMLTPLFQCDKDYFANRTGTPWEVNEQLGYEMVRKDGDLDGYSATFSLVPRLKLGLVVLMAGSRLQKEDIVTRVYNHIIPAIEKAFREAKKVLCPPPNPDPYIGFFTYSNITFYEIKAGPDKVLVMQQFGPQIEELIPEKYRTIKLNYLVDRVFRVVFEKEYPCVLQVGAASVSLEAQDGQLFNFYTFDKRGLSPGFDAPGLNTYNVVRIAGKPSFPS; the protein is encoded by the exons ATGTTGGTTGTGAGTCCAAACTTAACAATCACAGGAAAGTGTGAAACTgctttctccctctttctttctgctcGTGTCTCCATTAAGCCGACTCCTGCCGTAGATGCTCCTGCTGGTAACGTGCAATTCAAAGGattgagcagaaccagcaggatgAAGTTGAAATGGACCCACGTGGGTCTGGTTTTCTTCATCTTGGTGTCACTGGTGATGACAGGGTGCTTCTTCTGGCAGTATCAACTCCCCAAACTTCTGCCCG ATGAAGAAAGGGGTCGCAATGCAAAATTAGAGACGATATGTCCCCGTTTCCCTGAGCCTCTGCCGTTGCAGCACCCCATCCCCAGCCTAAAGGAAGCCCTGGAAAAG GTGGACGCCGTGCTTCGGCAGAACATCAACCCAGTCAGCCTTCCCGCTCTGTCGGCCATTGTGATCCTGAATGACACCATTTTGTGGACCGGCAACTTTGGCAAAAGAAATTCCAGTGACCCTCACTCAGGCCCTCCCAATGAATACACCATTTATAg GATCGCCAGCCTGTCCAAGATCTTCCCAACTCTGATGCTGTACAGACTGTGGGAAGATGGGAAGATTGGCTCCTTGGATGACCCTCTGGAGAAATATGTGGAAAACTTTACCATCAAAAATCCCCTGGGGAAGACGCGAGACTCCCAGCTGAAGTATGTGACCGACGGCCTGATTTTCCTGGACAGCGGAGAGGTTCAGATCCGCTCCTCGTCGGTCACCCTGCGCAGGATGGCCAGCCAGCTCTCAG GTCTTCCCAGGAGACTCCGAGCCACAAACCTCCTTtggaaaggaaaaacacaatCTGCACTAAACCTGCTCCAAGATGACATCCTGGTCGCAGACCCTGGAACTAA ATGCCACTACAGCAACCTTGCCTTCTCGCTTTTAGCTCACGTGATGGCGGAGCGAGTGGCCGTCGTCGACTACAAGCGGTGGATCACTGACAACGTACTTGACCGGCTGGGGATGGAGGACACTGGCTTTGACCTCACCCCAGGCCTGCTGCCTCAAATGGCCGTGGGAGTGTACTCCAATGGAAATCCAGCCCCGCTCTATGACCTGGGCTGGTACAGGCCTTCTGGACAGATGTTTTCCACCACTGCTGACTTAGCCAAGCTCGCCATGATGCTGCTGGGTGCGTACCACCGTAAGCTGCTGGAGCCCGATTCGCTGAAGATCATGCTGACGCCGCTCTTCCAATGCGATAAGGACTACTTTGCAAACCGCACCGGGACCCCGTGGGAAGTGAACGAGCAGCTGGGCTATGAGATGGTTCGCAAAGACGGGGATTTGGACGGCTACTCTGCCACCTTCTCTCTGGTGCCCCGACTGAAACTCGGTCTGGTGGTCCTAATGGCGGGAAGCCGCTTGCAGAAAGAAGACATTGTCACCAGGGTTTACAACCACATCATCCCAGCCATAGAGAAAGCATTCAGGGAGGCCAAAAaggtcctctgtcctccaccaaACCCAGATCCTTACATTGGTTTCTTTACCTACAGTAACATCACCTTCTACGAGATCAAAGCTGGACCAGACAAAGTTCTGGTCATGCAGCAGTTTGGGCCTCAGATTGAGGAGCTCATTCCTGAAAAATACAGGACCATTAAGCTCAACTATCTGGTTGATCGGGTTTTCAGAGTGGTGTTTGAAAAAGAGTACCCTTGTGTCTTGCAAGTGGGCGCAGCCTCTGTGTCCCTGGAGGCCCAGGACGGCCAATTATTTAACTTCTACACCTTTGACAAGCGCGGCTTATCCCCTGGCTTTGATGCACCCGGACTGAACACATATAACGTAGTTAGAATAGCTGGTAAACCATCCTTCCCCAGCTGA
- the nmur3 gene encoding neuromedin-U receptor 1 isoform X2, whose product MTAQMETEVSLQDSLSNASSQFHNCSFSKNTSAHTILANSQLTEVNLVEILGPKRSPFFFPVASIYLLIFLVGLSGNFLTCTVIARRKKMRNPTNLYLLSLASSDILVLLFGMPLEIYELWQNYPFPFGEGGCYFKTFLFETVCFASILNVTALSVERYIAVLHPLKTSMLYLVMGLHLGREGRQSGRNLEGNDGNNIHGKITGNGRKTQVNKMLSMVVAVFGVCWAPFHIERLLWSSISHWTDLMHSVYQYVHVVSGFFFYLSSAVNPIIYSLLSTRFRESFREIMCSQTESRISTRGSPPFLKISLNRSVSGCRSQIQVEASKGLIPLLSVNVAQNAAAAIPTAIKEKTSEF is encoded by the exons ATGACAGCCCAAATGGAAACGGAGGTCTCTTTGCAGGATTCTCTTTCAAATGCATCCAGTCAGTTCCATAACTGCAGTTTCTCAAAAAATACTAGTGCACACACAATACTCGCCAACAGCCAACTCACAGAAGTCAACCTTGTTGAAATTCTTGGTCCCAAACgatctccttttttcttcccagTTGCCAGTATTTACCTTTTGATCTTCCTCGTCGGCTTGTCTGGAAATTTTCTCACGTGCACAGTGATAGCCAGGCGCAAAAAAATGAGAAACCCCACCAACCTGTACCTTCTCAGCCTAGCTTCATCAGACATCCTTGTGCTTTTGTTTGGGATGCCCCTGGAAATCTACGAACTGTGGCAAAATTATCCATTCCCTTTTGGGGAGGGCGGCTGTTACTTCaagaccttcctctttgaaacaGTGTGCTTTGCCTCCATCCTCAACGTCACCGCTCTAAGTGTTGAAAGGTACATTGCTGTCCTGCACCCTCTTAAAACAAG TATGCTGTACCTGGTGATGGGTCTGCATTTAGGAAGAGAAGGACGGCAGTCCGGAAGGAACTTAGAAGGGAACGATGGCAACAATATCCATGGGAAGATTACTGGTAATGGACGGAAGACCCAAGTCAATAAGATGCTTT CCATGGTGGTTGCAGTCTTCGGAGTCTGCTGGGCGCCCTTCCACATAGAACGGCTCCTGTGGAGTTCCATCAGCCATTGGACGGACTTGATGCACAGCGTTTATCAGTATGTCCACGTTGTGTCGGGTTTCTTCTTCTACCTCAGCTCAGCAGTCAATCCCATTATCTACAGCCTGCTCTCCACACGGTTCAGGGAGAGCTTCCGAGAAATCATGTGCTCCCAGACTGAGTCAAGGATCTCCACTAGGGGCTCACCGCCATTCCTGAAGATCTCGCTGAACCGCTCCGTCTCGGGTTGTAGATCTCAGATCCAGGTTGAGGCCTCCAAGGGTTTAATCCCTTTGCTGTCTGTCAATGTGGCCCAGaatgcagctgctgccatcCCAACTgctattaaagaaaaaacatctgagTTCTGA
- the lactbl1b gene encoding putative beta-lactamase-like 1 isoform X3, with product MGKRGSKVLKEASVDGIQAQPTPAVDAPAGNVQFKGLSRTSRMKLKWTHVGLVFFILVSLVMTGCFFWQYQLPKLLPDEERGRNAKLETICPRFPEPLPLQHPIPSLKEALEKVDAVLRQNINPVSLPALSAIVILNDTILWTGNFGKRNSSDPHSGPPNEYTIYRIASLSKIFPTLMLYRLWEDGKIGSLDDPLEKYVENFTIKNPLGKTRDSQLKYVTDGLIFLDSGEVQIRSSSVTLRRMASQLSGLPRRLRATNLLWKGKTQSALNLLQDDILVADPGTKCHYSNLAFSLLAHVMAERVAVVDYKRWITDNVLDRLGMEDTGFDLTPGLLPQMAVGVYSNGNPAPLYDLGWYRPSGQMFSTTADLAKLAMMLLGAYHRKLLEPDSLKIMLTPLFQCDKDYFANRTGTPWEVNEQLGYEMVRKDGDLDGYSATFSLVPRLKLGLVVLMAGSRLQKEDIVTRVYNHIIPAIEKAFREAKKVLCPPPNPDPYIGFFTYSNITFYEIKAGPDKVLVMQQFGPQIEELIPEKYRTIKLNYLVDRVFRVVFEKEYPCVLQVGAASVSLEAQDGQLFNFYTFDKRGLSPGFDAPGLNTYNVVRIAGKPSFPS from the exons ATGGGAAAAAGGGGGAGTAAAGTCCTGAAAGAAGCTTCTGTGGATGGGATTCAAGCACAG CCGACTCCTGCCGTAGATGCTCCTGCTGGTAACGTGCAATTCAAAGGattgagcagaaccagcaggatgAAGTTGAAATGGACCCACGTGGGTCTGGTTTTCTTCATCTTGGTGTCACTGGTGATGACAGGGTGCTTCTTCTGGCAGTATCAACTCCCCAAACTTCTGCCCG ATGAAGAAAGGGGTCGCAATGCAAAATTAGAGACGATATGTCCCCGTTTCCCTGAGCCTCTGCCGTTGCAGCACCCCATCCCCAGCCTAAAGGAAGCCCTGGAAAAG GTGGACGCCGTGCTTCGGCAGAACATCAACCCAGTCAGCCTTCCCGCTCTGTCGGCCATTGTGATCCTGAATGACACCATTTTGTGGACCGGCAACTTTGGCAAAAGAAATTCCAGTGACCCTCACTCAGGCCCTCCCAATGAATACACCATTTATAg GATCGCCAGCCTGTCCAAGATCTTCCCAACTCTGATGCTGTACAGACTGTGGGAAGATGGGAAGATTGGCTCCTTGGATGACCCTCTGGAGAAATATGTGGAAAACTTTACCATCAAAAATCCCCTGGGGAAGACGCGAGACTCCCAGCTGAAGTATGTGACCGACGGCCTGATTTTCCTGGACAGCGGAGAGGTTCAGATCCGCTCCTCGTCGGTCACCCTGCGCAGGATGGCCAGCCAGCTCTCAG GTCTTCCCAGGAGACTCCGAGCCACAAACCTCCTTtggaaaggaaaaacacaatCTGCACTAAACCTGCTCCAAGATGACATCCTGGTCGCAGACCCTGGAACTAA ATGCCACTACAGCAACCTTGCCTTCTCGCTTTTAGCTCACGTGATGGCGGAGCGAGTGGCCGTCGTCGACTACAAGCGGTGGATCACTGACAACGTACTTGACCGGCTGGGGATGGAGGACACTGGCTTTGACCTCACCCCAGGCCTGCTGCCTCAAATGGCCGTGGGAGTGTACTCCAATGGAAATCCAGCCCCGCTCTATGACCTGGGCTGGTACAGGCCTTCTGGACAGATGTTTTCCACCACTGCTGACTTAGCCAAGCTCGCCATGATGCTGCTGGGTGCGTACCACCGTAAGCTGCTGGAGCCCGATTCGCTGAAGATCATGCTGACGCCGCTCTTCCAATGCGATAAGGACTACTTTGCAAACCGCACCGGGACCCCGTGGGAAGTGAACGAGCAGCTGGGCTATGAGATGGTTCGCAAAGACGGGGATTTGGACGGCTACTCTGCCACCTTCTCTCTGGTGCCCCGACTGAAACTCGGTCTGGTGGTCCTAATGGCGGGAAGCCGCTTGCAGAAAGAAGACATTGTCACCAGGGTTTACAACCACATCATCCCAGCCATAGAGAAAGCATTCAGGGAGGCCAAAAaggtcctctgtcctccaccaaACCCAGATCCTTACATTGGTTTCTTTACCTACAGTAACATCACCTTCTACGAGATCAAAGCTGGACCAGACAAAGTTCTGGTCATGCAGCAGTTTGGGCCTCAGATTGAGGAGCTCATTCCTGAAAAATACAGGACCATTAAGCTCAACTATCTGGTTGATCGGGTTTTCAGAGTGGTGTTTGAAAAAGAGTACCCTTGTGTCTTGCAAGTGGGCGCAGCCTCTGTGTCCCTGGAGGCCCAGGACGGCCAATTATTTAACTTCTACACCTTTGACAAGCGCGGCTTATCCCCTGGCTTTGATGCACCCGGACTGAACACATATAACGTAGTTAGAATAGCTGGTAAACCATCCTTCCCCAGCTGA
- the lactbl1b gene encoding putative beta-lactamase-like 1 isoform X1 — MWIFCKRWRNVRFLFILQTCKLISRCFCCHNSPEGVTGDGRGRGKLTMGKRGSKVLKEASVDGIQAQPTPAVDAPAGNVQFKGLSRTSRMKLKWTHVGLVFFILVSLVMTGCFFWQYQLPKLLPDEERGRNAKLETICPRFPEPLPLQHPIPSLKEALEKVDAVLRQNINPVSLPALSAIVILNDTILWTGNFGKRNSSDPHSGPPNEYTIYRIASLSKIFPTLMLYRLWEDGKIGSLDDPLEKYVENFTIKNPLGKTRDSQLKYVTDGLIFLDSGEVQIRSSSVTLRRMASQLSGLPRRLRATNLLWKGKTQSALNLLQDDILVADPGTKCHYSNLAFSLLAHVMAERVAVVDYKRWITDNVLDRLGMEDTGFDLTPGLLPQMAVGVYSNGNPAPLYDLGWYRPSGQMFSTTADLAKLAMMLLGAYHRKLLEPDSLKIMLTPLFQCDKDYFANRTGTPWEVNEQLGYEMVRKDGDLDGYSATFSLVPRLKLGLVVLMAGSRLQKEDIVTRVYNHIIPAIEKAFREAKKVLCPPPNPDPYIGFFTYSNITFYEIKAGPDKVLVMQQFGPQIEELIPEKYRTIKLNYLVDRVFRVVFEKEYPCVLQVGAASVSLEAQDGQLFNFYTFDKRGLSPGFDAPGLNTYNVVRIAGKPSFPS, encoded by the exons GCGGGAGAGGAAA ATTAACCATGGGAAAAAGGGGGAGTAAAGTCCTGAAAGAAGCTTCTGTGGATGGGATTCAAGCACAG CCGACTCCTGCCGTAGATGCTCCTGCTGGTAACGTGCAATTCAAAGGattgagcagaaccagcaggatgAAGTTGAAATGGACCCACGTGGGTCTGGTTTTCTTCATCTTGGTGTCACTGGTGATGACAGGGTGCTTCTTCTGGCAGTATCAACTCCCCAAACTTCTGCCCG ATGAAGAAAGGGGTCGCAATGCAAAATTAGAGACGATATGTCCCCGTTTCCCTGAGCCTCTGCCGTTGCAGCACCCCATCCCCAGCCTAAAGGAAGCCCTGGAAAAG GTGGACGCCGTGCTTCGGCAGAACATCAACCCAGTCAGCCTTCCCGCTCTGTCGGCCATTGTGATCCTGAATGACACCATTTTGTGGACCGGCAACTTTGGCAAAAGAAATTCCAGTGACCCTCACTCAGGCCCTCCCAATGAATACACCATTTATAg GATCGCCAGCCTGTCCAAGATCTTCCCAACTCTGATGCTGTACAGACTGTGGGAAGATGGGAAGATTGGCTCCTTGGATGACCCTCTGGAGAAATATGTGGAAAACTTTACCATCAAAAATCCCCTGGGGAAGACGCGAGACTCCCAGCTGAAGTATGTGACCGACGGCCTGATTTTCCTGGACAGCGGAGAGGTTCAGATCCGCTCCTCGTCGGTCACCCTGCGCAGGATGGCCAGCCAGCTCTCAG GTCTTCCCAGGAGACTCCGAGCCACAAACCTCCTTtggaaaggaaaaacacaatCTGCACTAAACCTGCTCCAAGATGACATCCTGGTCGCAGACCCTGGAACTAA ATGCCACTACAGCAACCTTGCCTTCTCGCTTTTAGCTCACGTGATGGCGGAGCGAGTGGCCGTCGTCGACTACAAGCGGTGGATCACTGACAACGTACTTGACCGGCTGGGGATGGAGGACACTGGCTTTGACCTCACCCCAGGCCTGCTGCCTCAAATGGCCGTGGGAGTGTACTCCAATGGAAATCCAGCCCCGCTCTATGACCTGGGCTGGTACAGGCCTTCTGGACAGATGTTTTCCACCACTGCTGACTTAGCCAAGCTCGCCATGATGCTGCTGGGTGCGTACCACCGTAAGCTGCTGGAGCCCGATTCGCTGAAGATCATGCTGACGCCGCTCTTCCAATGCGATAAGGACTACTTTGCAAACCGCACCGGGACCCCGTGGGAAGTGAACGAGCAGCTGGGCTATGAGATGGTTCGCAAAGACGGGGATTTGGACGGCTACTCTGCCACCTTCTCTCTGGTGCCCCGACTGAAACTCGGTCTGGTGGTCCTAATGGCGGGAAGCCGCTTGCAGAAAGAAGACATTGTCACCAGGGTTTACAACCACATCATCCCAGCCATAGAGAAAGCATTCAGGGAGGCCAAAAaggtcctctgtcctccaccaaACCCAGATCCTTACATTGGTTTCTTTACCTACAGTAACATCACCTTCTACGAGATCAAAGCTGGACCAGACAAAGTTCTGGTCATGCAGCAGTTTGGGCCTCAGATTGAGGAGCTCATTCCTGAAAAATACAGGACCATTAAGCTCAACTATCTGGTTGATCGGGTTTTCAGAGTGGTGTTTGAAAAAGAGTACCCTTGTGTCTTGCAAGTGGGCGCAGCCTCTGTGTCCCTGGAGGCCCAGGACGGCCAATTATTTAACTTCTACACCTTTGACAAGCGCGGCTTATCCCCTGGCTTTGATGCACCCGGACTGAACACATATAACGTAGTTAGAATAGCTGGTAAACCATCCTTCCCCAGCTGA
- the nmur3 gene encoding neuromedin-U receptor 1 isoform X1 yields the protein MTAQMETEVSLQDSLSNASSQFHNCSFSKNTSAHTILANSQLTEVNLVEILGPKRSPFFFPVASIYLLIFLVGLSGNFLTCTVIARRKKMRNPTNLYLLSLASSDILVLLFGMPLEIYELWQNYPFPFGEGGCYFKTFLFETVCFASILNVTALSVERYIAVLHPLKTRYLSTNQHVKRVIAIVWVVSMICAIPNTSLHGIFYLPQKMEESAICMVLKPIWIYNMIMQITTVCFFFVPMMVISMLYLVMGLHLGREGRQSGRNLEGNDGNNIHGKITGNGRKTQVNKMLSMVVAVFGVCWAPFHIERLLWSSISHWTDLMHSVYQYVHVVSGFFFYLSSAVNPIIYSLLSTRFRESFREIMCSQTESRISTRGSPPFLKISLNRSVSGCRSQIQVEASKGLIPLLSVNVAQNAAAAIPTAIKEKTSEF from the exons ATGACAGCCCAAATGGAAACGGAGGTCTCTTTGCAGGATTCTCTTTCAAATGCATCCAGTCAGTTCCATAACTGCAGTTTCTCAAAAAATACTAGTGCACACACAATACTCGCCAACAGCCAACTCACAGAAGTCAACCTTGTTGAAATTCTTGGTCCCAAACgatctccttttttcttcccagTTGCCAGTATTTACCTTTTGATCTTCCTCGTCGGCTTGTCTGGAAATTTTCTCACGTGCACAGTGATAGCCAGGCGCAAAAAAATGAGAAACCCCACCAACCTGTACCTTCTCAGCCTAGCTTCATCAGACATCCTTGTGCTTTTGTTTGGGATGCCCCTGGAAATCTACGAACTGTGGCAAAATTATCCATTCCCTTTTGGGGAGGGCGGCTGTTACTTCaagaccttcctctttgaaacaGTGTGCTTTGCCTCCATCCTCAACGTCACCGCTCTAAGTGTTGAAAGGTACATTGCTGTCCTGCACCCTCTTAAAACAAGGTACCTGTCAACCAACCAACACGTCAAACGGGTAATTGCCATCGTCTGGGTGGTGTCGATGATCTGTGCTATCCCCAACACGTCCCTGCATGGCATCTTCTACCTTCCACAAAAAATGGAGGAGTCGGCCATCTGCATGGTGCTGAAGCCCATATGGATCTATAACATGATTATGCAGATCACCACTGTGTGCTTCTTTTTTGTGCCCATGATGGTGATCAGTATGCTGTACCTGGTGATGGGTCTGCATTTAGGAAGAGAAGGACGGCAGTCCGGAAGGAACTTAGAAGGGAACGATGGCAACAATATCCATGGGAAGATTACTGGTAATGGACGGAAGACCCAAGTCAATAAGATGCTTT CCATGGTGGTTGCAGTCTTCGGAGTCTGCTGGGCGCCCTTCCACATAGAACGGCTCCTGTGGAGTTCCATCAGCCATTGGACGGACTTGATGCACAGCGTTTATCAGTATGTCCACGTTGTGTCGGGTTTCTTCTTCTACCTCAGCTCAGCAGTCAATCCCATTATCTACAGCCTGCTCTCCACACGGTTCAGGGAGAGCTTCCGAGAAATCATGTGCTCCCAGACTGAGTCAAGGATCTCCACTAGGGGCTCACCGCCATTCCTGAAGATCTCGCTGAACCGCTCCGTCTCGGGTTGTAGATCTCAGATCCAGGTTGAGGCCTCCAAGGGTTTAATCCCTTTGCTGTCTGTCAATGTGGCCCAGaatgcagctgctgccatcCCAACTgctattaaagaaaaaacatctgagTTCTGA